In the genome of Methanococcoides burtonii DSM 6242, the window CCTCTTCACTAATATTCTCGGAATGTCCACCGATAAACTTTCAATTCATTCGATTGGTAAACAATATCATAATACTCCATGTGAAACATCAATGAGATATCATTTACATAAGATTGATTTCGATCAGCTCATTGAAAACAATGCAAAGATTCTCTTGCAATCATCCCACAAAACCCTTGATTCAAATAAAAAGTATGATCTTGCCATCGATTATACAAATGATCCATACTATGGAGAAGTGAATTATGTCAATGAAAACTATGTGATTCGAGGACAAGCTAAGAAATCAACAAACTCATTCTACTCTTATATTTCTCTTTGCATTATAAACAAATACACAAGATTTACAATTTCCATGTTACCTGTGGAAAAAGGCAAAACGAAGACAGATTATCTGAAATATTTCATAGACGTAGTTGATAAAATCAATCTCAAAATAAATATTCTTTGTTTGGACAGAGAATTTTATTCCAGAGATGTTTTTACATTTTTGCAGGAGAATGACATTCCACATATCACTCCTGTTGTAAGAAAGGGAAAGAGAATAAAAGATATTCTTGATGGAAATAATAAACGCTATGAAAAGTACGTCATGAAGAATAAGAAAGGAGATGTGGGACTTGATATTGCTATTGATGTTAAGTATCTGAAAGGAAAGAGAGGGAAGAATGGTTGTGAGAATCTAGGGTTTGTTGTTTATGGAATTGATTGGGAACCCGGAAAGATTAGTACGATCTACAGGAAACGGTTTACGATCGAATCATCATATCGAATGCGGAATGTGGTGAAACCAAAAACATCCTCAAGAGATCCAATGCTACGATATTTCTATGCGTTGATATCATTTATGTTAAAAAATGCATGGGTATCAATCCAGAGAATGCATTTTATGAAAGTGAAAAGGGGACCGAAAACAATAGAGGAAGATGTTTTTAGATTTGATTT includes:
- a CDS encoding ISH3-like element ISMbu7 family transposase translates to MLSRLELTPAHCIKTVLPPLLDNIPISINGSLTPKDLFTNILGMSTDKLSIHSIGKQYHNTPCETSMRYHLHKIDFDQLIENNAKILLQSSHKTLDSNKKYDLAIDYTNDPYYGEVNYVNENYVIRGQAKKSTNSFYSYISLCIINKYTRFTISMLPVEKGKTKTDYLKYFIDVVDKINLKINILCLDREFYSRDVFTFLQENDIPHITPVVRKGKRIKDILDGNNKRYEKYVMKNKKGDVGLDIAIDVKYLKGKRGKNGCENLGFVVYGIDWEPGKISTIYRKRFTIESSYRMRNVVKPKTSSRDPMLRYFYALISFMLKNAWVSIQRMHFMKVKRGPKTIEEDVFRFDLFVHFVEEWVKKRLKVKLVVKCYR